From Erigeron canadensis isolate Cc75 chromosome 5, C_canadensis_v1, whole genome shotgun sequence:
AATGTGTTAGTATAAGAGCAAGTACCAGCAACATTGTCCGCAGTCCAGGGGGAAAAAGGTGTAGGCTCAAAAGCAAACCTTAATGTTGTTAACTTCTGGTCATGTACTGCTTCTTATGTCTCTTCTTTTGCTAGTCATTTGGTTGGTGTCATGCTTATTATCTATGAtgtcttttgtgtttttatgtatGGTAAGACTTATGTAATGGTTTGTGCTTTTAAGACTTATGTATGGTTTGTTTAAACTTATGTATGGTTTCTTTTGGTACATTCTGCAGTGTTTTTAATCTATATGAAGATTTGTTAATTATGAACATTCTGCATAATTCTACATTATGCATTTGTGATtctatataaagtataaaactttgTGATTCTACATTCTGCATAATTCCCAACAAATACAACTGACAAATACATTTGTGATTCTACATTCTGCATAATTTTTGGTAACAAAGATACTAAAAATTTATAGCATAATTCCCAACTTACAATACACACtaaaattcatttcattccaaatacTAAAAATTACAACTGACAATTACAAAATACTACATACATTTTCTTCAAACTAGTAACAAAGATACAAGAAACACGATTACAATTGTAGCAACAACCAACAACatcttcaatttcttcaactgatcatctttttctttaatttgtgcTTCTAATTTATTCTTTGATTTCAACAACCCTGGTATGATCTCAGTCGCACGTTGACACATTGCTGGATCAAACTATCCTATGAATTTGCACTTGGAACCCTTTTTCAAAAAAAGCCCCAATTCAATTCAAGTCCCAAATATAAACGCTAATTAAAAATAGTAGAAATTTTACCTGATTGGGACATgcatagaatcttcttcctggGTTTTTGGGGGTCCATGATGTTATGATTATTGCTTGCTTACCACACCCACAAAACACCATGGTtgattgtttgtgtttttaatttcgAATGGAAAGGGAGGAGGAAGAAATAATTAGGTTAGATATAgatgtgtttgtatatatacaggggaaataataaagaaaaggaGGAAAGAGAGTGCAGCCATATGCGAAAAGACAATAATGTCTCGCACGTGTGGCTCACGTGGGGAGTAATCGGAGGTGGGTTGCtggtcaaatagtcaaaggacTATTTGTGATGCTTTTGTTTGTATAAAGGATGACCCATGAGGTTATTGAACCACAGGGATGAAACGTGACTATTTCactaaaccacatggacgatttatgTCGTTTACTCCtggtaatataattattaatcttTCTAACTTATCACtttcttttttgcttttgtatttaattattacatatataatttactttaatataatataaaactagattatattaataatgttatctaatattttacttttcggttatattatcaatgttaaattagatatttttgttttatcaatttaaacatatattttcgaTATTTGTTATTGTATATGATTTAATTTCCTAACTTCCCctttatatctattttttttttctttattttactttatatatatatgttccttTTAGATTTTACATGcttaataaaagtataatatcattaaaaatcaatttaagtattattatataacatttattaatacttttgacgtatatatgttaatcattgttttcaaataatattatttaaaattttatatttgtaatcaATTTAATGTAATGTGTATATTACCATGCATCGCATAAGcttaatctagttttatatactttattccATTTTTTAAGCGAGGGTTCAAATTCTCCatatttattattactactTTTTACTCTACAATAAATTACCTCCTCCTTTATCGAACCAATAATCTTAAAATGTATATCtcattttatttactaatttagaTATTACCATTTAATAAATCGGTAATATTTTCAATGGTATAATTTAtaatacatattttaattttcatcttcaaaaaATTTTACTTACACATAGCACTTGTGACTTGTAGAAGATATGAAGAAGATATGAAAGTGAGTCAAATCAAATACAATATTCTTATTGGCTATCACCCAAATCCTTTTATCCACTAAAAACAAACCAAACCCCATCTTATCCAAAATATCATCAAAGTCCACCACCATTCTGCATCTAAAATCAAACCAATCACTCCACAATCACACTTCACAAATTCCCCATTTCTTCACTTTCTTGATTCCAATGGCCATGGCTACTCAAGCTTCTTTATTCACACCAACAATCTCCAACCAAACCAACCCATGGAAACAAGCCTCACCACTCACCTCTTTTACCCAGACCAAACCACTCAAATCCACCCCAAGATTCACCACCATCAAGGCTGCAGGCGCCTCAGAAGGCGCCTCAGCCGCGGCACCAGTTAAAGAAGCTCCAGTTGGTTTTACACCACCAGAATTAGACCCAAACACCCCATCACCAATCTTTGCAGGCAGCACTGGTGGCCTGCTAAGAAAAGCCCAAGTTGAAGAATTTTATGTGATCACATGGGAATCACCAAAAGAACAAATCTTTGAAATGCCAACTGGTGGAGCTGCCATTATGAGACAAGGACCAAATTTGTTAAAACTTGCAAGAAAAGAACAATGTTTAGCTTTAGGGACAAGATTAAGGTCTAAATACAAGATTAAGTATCAGTTTTATAGAGTGTTTCCTAATGGGGAAGTTCAGTATTTACACCCGAAAGATGGGGTGTACCCCGAAAAGGTTAATGCCGGTCGGCAAGGGGTGGGTCAAAACATGAGGTCAATTGGAAAGAATGTTAGTCCTATTGAAGTTAAGTTTACTGGAAAGCAACCTTATGATATATAATGATCATCATGTATTATATGCGATTATGTAACTTTCAAGTTAATCAAACAAGCATTTTGCTACTTTTTAGCATTTGTAGTTTTGTATTGATATTCAATTAGCATAAcattctttttattatgtttatatatatgattttgtttgaGACTTTAGACCATAGTGAAGAGGTATAGCAAGTATTTTTTGTTAGTCAAACTAAGTTATGAGGTGGCCAGGTGGGTGACGTacgtaatttaatttaatttggcTTTTGGTGTAacttaaaatgacatttttgacattttaatttgttgattCCATTTACATTTTCATCTTTCAAAGGAGCAAAATCAGTAACATGGTTCAAAAAGTTACATCAATGAATCTCTCGCACAGATTGAT
This genomic window contains:
- the LOC122599352 gene encoding photosystem I reaction center subunit II, chloroplastic-like, coding for MAMATQASLFTPTISNQTNPWKQASPLTSFTQTKPLKSTPRFTTIKAAGASEGASAAAPVKEAPVGFTPPELDPNTPSPIFAGSTGGLLRKAQVEEFYVITWESPKEQIFEMPTGGAAIMRQGPNLLKLARKEQCLALGTRLRSKYKIKYQFYRVFPNGEVQYLHPKDGVYPEKVNAGRQGVGQNMRSIGKNVSPIEVKFTGKQPYDI